A genomic segment from bacterium encodes:
- the rplX gene encoding 50S ribosomal protein L24, whose product MKSKQKKFHVKKGDTVEVIAGRDKGKRGTVLRILKSEGRVVVEKLNMIKRHTKPTQAGQQGGIIEKEGKMHISNVMPVDPKTTRPSRVQRKRLEDGRRVRVTQKGGEILDTV is encoded by the coding sequence GTGAAGAGTAAGCAAAAGAAGTTTCACGTCAAGAAAGGCGATACCGTCGAGGTGATCGCCGGGCGTGACAAGGGCAAGCGCGGCACGGTGCTCCGCATCCTCAAGAGCGAGGGGCGGGTGGTCGTCGAGAAGCTCAACATGATCAAGCGGCACACCAAGCCCACGCAGGCCGGCCAGCAGGGCGGGATCATCGAGAAAGAGGGCAAGATGCACATCAGCAACGTGATGCCCGTCGATCCGAAAACAACACGGCCCTCGCGCGTGCAGCGCAAACGGCTGGAGGACGGCCGCCGGGTCCGCGTGACCCAAAAGGGCGGCGAGATCCTCGACACGGTGTAA
- the rplN gene encoding 50S ribosomal protein L14 produces MIQMRTMCSVADNSGARRVQCIKVLGGSRRRYARIGDIIVVAIKEATPNSPVKKGEVRRAVVVRTVKETGREDGTYIRFDDNAVVIINEAREPVGTRIFGPVARELRRRRFMRIVSLAPEVL; encoded by the coding sequence ATGATCCAGATGCGAACCATGTGCAGCGTGGCGGACAACTCGGGTGCGCGGCGCGTCCAGTGCATCAAGGTACTCGGGGGCTCGCGGCGGCGCTACGCCCGCATCGGCGACATCATCGTCGTTGCGATCAAGGAAGCGACGCCGAACAGCCCCGTGAAGAAAGGCGAGGTCAGACGGGCGGTGGTTGTCCGGACGGTCAAGGAGACCGGCCGCGAAGACGGGACCTACATCCGCTTCGATGACAACGCCGTTGTGATCATCAACGAGGCCCGCGAGCCTGTCGGCACCCGTATTTTCGGGCCGGTCGCCCGCGAACTGCGGCGGAGACGCTTCATGCGGATCGTCTCCCTGGCGCCCGAGGTTCTTTAG
- the rpsQ gene encoding 30S ribosomal protein S17 — protein sequence MGEERGRRKIRTGQVVSDKMEKTATVQVERTFKHPRFKRVVRRRTKFLVHDEENTLKVGDRVRIIETRPLSSRKRWRLLDVIERAK from the coding sequence ATGGGCGAAGAGAGAGGCCGCCGGAAGATCCGTACCGGCCAGGTCGTGAGCGACAAGATGGAGAAAACCGCCACGGTCCAGGTGGAGCGTACCTTCAAGCACCCCCGGTTCAAGCGTGTTGTCCGCAGGCGGACGAAGTTTTTGGTCCACGATGAGGAGAACACCCTCAAAGTGGGCGATCGTGTGCGAATCATCGAGACGCGCCCGCTCAGCAGCAGGAAGCGCTGGCGGCTTCTCGATGTCATCGAGCGTGCGAAATAA